One genomic segment of Dysosmobacter sp. Marseille-Q4140 includes these proteins:
- a CDS encoding dUTP diphosphatase, giving the protein MEEIKVKYFVDDIDELCYVDGKSDWIDLHAAEDVTMKAGEFRLIPLGVAIALPEGYEAHIVPRSSTFKNYGLLQTNSMGVVDYTYRGDGDQWRMPAYATRDVTIEKNARICQFRIVKNQPPLRFVRVERLEGPDRGGFGSTGK; this is encoded by the coding sequence ATGGAAGAGATCAAGGTAAAATACTTTGTGGACGATATCGACGAGCTGTGCTACGTGGACGGCAAATCCGACTGGATCGACCTCCACGCGGCGGAGGACGTGACCATGAAGGCCGGGGAGTTCCGGCTGATCCCCCTGGGGGTAGCCATCGCGCTGCCGGAGGGGTATGAGGCCCACATCGTCCCCCGCAGCTCCACCTTCAAAAACTACGGGCTTTTGCAGACCAACTCCATGGGCGTGGTGGACTACACCTACCGGGGCGACGGCGACCAGTGGCGGATGCCCGCCTACGCCACCCGGGACGTGACCATCGAGAAAAACGCCCGGATCTGCCAGTTCCGCATCGTGAAAAACCAGCCGCCCCTGCGCTTCGTGCGGGTGGAGCGGCTGGAGGGGCCGGACCGGGGCGGCTTCGGCTCCACGGGAAAGTGA
- the maf gene encoding septum formation protein Maf, producing MARIVLASASPRRQELLRRIGLTDFTVRVPNVEEAFPEGLSPQETVKYISREKSQAVDAAEDEIVITADTMVFLDGQKLGKPADESEALAMLTALQGRHHTVCTGVTVRLGSRMETEAETTEVYFRPVSREELLAYIATGEPMDKAGAYGIQGVGALLVEGIRGDYFNVMGLPVLRLSRMLSRFGVHLLV from the coding sequence ATGGCAAGGATCGTACTGGCCTCCGCCTCCCCCCGGCGGCAGGAGCTGCTGCGGCGCATCGGCCTCACGGACTTCACCGTCCGGGTGCCGAACGTGGAGGAGGCCTTTCCCGAGGGGCTGAGCCCCCAGGAGACGGTGAAATACATCTCCCGGGAGAAGTCCCAGGCCGTGGACGCCGCGGAGGATGAAATTGTCATCACCGCCGACACCATGGTGTTTCTGGACGGGCAGAAGCTGGGCAAGCCCGCGGACGAATCGGAGGCCCTGGCCATGCTGACGGCCCTCCAGGGCCGCCACCACACGGTCTGCACCGGCGTCACCGTCCGCCTGGGCAGCCGCATGGAGACCGAGGCTGAGACCACGGAGGTATACTTCCGCCCGGTGAGCCGGGAGGAGCTCCTGGCCTACATCGCCACCGGCGAGCCCATGGACAAGGCCGGCGCTTACGGCATCCAGGGCGTGGGCGCGCTGCTGGTGGAAGGGATCCGCGGCGACTACTTCAACGTGATGGGCCTGCCGGTGCTGCGGCTGAGCCGGATGCTGAGCCGTTTCGGCGTGCATCTGCTGGTATGA
- the mreC gene encoding rod shape-determining protein MreC, with the protein MKNFLKEHGLWVLFAAAVIAVALACMSFFSANSAPLTNLAGIIASPFRAAYTAVADWISDKQKYYEDYTALEEENAALKQQIAEMEEAVRRSEKLEEENANYRDLLNLQQAHRDLTSDMESAYVIEHEVTNWTSSLTLNKGTANGVEVGDCVMDATGALVGLVDKAGYNWCRVLTIVDTDTSIGAQVFRTKDLGLAEGDFALMRQGRLRLGVLPADCQLLAGDLVETSGLGEYLPSGLVIGTVEEVQVDDSGATSYAVLVPKVDFDSLNQVFIIKSFDIVP; encoded by the coding sequence TTGAAAAACTTTCTGAAAGAACACGGCCTGTGGGTCCTCTTTGCCGCGGCAGTCATCGCCGTGGCCCTGGCCTGCATGTCCTTTTTCTCCGCCAACTCGGCGCCCCTGACCAACCTGGCGGGGATCATCGCCTCCCCCTTCCGGGCCGCCTACACGGCGGTGGCGGACTGGATCAGCGACAAGCAGAAGTACTATGAGGACTACACGGCCCTGGAGGAGGAAAACGCGGCGCTGAAACAGCAGATCGCCGAGATGGAGGAGGCCGTCCGCCGGTCGGAGAAGCTGGAGGAGGAAAACGCCAACTACCGGGATCTGCTGAACCTGCAGCAGGCCCACCGGGACCTGACCAGCGACATGGAGTCCGCCTACGTGATCGAACACGAGGTCACCAACTGGACCTCCTCCCTGACGCTGAACAAGGGCACCGCCAACGGCGTGGAGGTGGGCGACTGCGTCATGGACGCCACCGGCGCCCTGGTGGGCCTGGTGGATAAGGCCGGATACAACTGGTGCCGGGTCCTGACCATCGTGGACACGGACACCTCCATCGGCGCCCAGGTGTTCCGGACCAAGGACCTGGGTCTGGCGGAGGGCGACTTCGCCCTGATGCGCCAGGGCCGCCTGCGGCTGGGCGTCCTGCCCGCCGACTGCCAGCTGCTGGCCGGCGACCTGGTGGAGACCTCGGGCCTGGGCGAGTATCTGCCCTCCGGCCTGGTGATCGGCACCGTGGAGGAGGTCCAGGTGGACGACTCCGGCGCCACCTCCTATGCCGTCCTGGTCCCCAAGGTGGACTTTGACAGCCTGAACCAGGTGTTCATCATCAAATCCTTCGACATCGTGCCCTGA
- a CDS encoding penicillin-binding protein A, translated as MERREFPNLRLYILGGFVLLVLLIYLGVLYDTQVNDHEDYLAQSIRTITQPETVEASRGIVTDRNGQVLVSNRSTYSLTFSTSLLKSGEDVNEAILRLVRLCQKQEVTWVDNLPISQTAPFSYTLEGLDSIQRGRFLTYLLSLDDVAEPLGSYLLQHSGLLEQTDEDGTVTNAADEILADATLTDQQKGAKLAEKLPSSALTEELLTAIGISAHKLVELMRASFELPAIYSLNEARLVLGVRYELKLRSLIDNIPSYVMAEDIDTAFVSMLSDGNFAGAKVSASSVREYQTAYAAHILGYTTGIQSGDDMEALREKGYNSDDKIGRTGVEAAFEEYLRGRDGVRIVSTNADGKITGEYYSKEPEPGNTVELTIDLDLQKTVEDALAATITRMNQQDPDETRGGAAVVEQVGTGEILAIASYPTYDLSTWRRSDVYAQLSADKANPFWNRATSTPYAPGSTLKPLTAVAALESGATTLTEKIRDTGRWYYPGDPNSYTNCWKTSGHGLLNVTGAITNSCNYFFAEMGYRMGMDTFVEYLSAFGLGSPTGIEIGDAAGTLPENPPGQNLAPWAAYGQANQEYTPLQLANYVATLVSGGKHCEAHLLKAVKSYDNSQVLATGNTEALNTVKMADSTLEAAKEGMLGYTQPGGQLYTYFTQCVVTAGAKTGTAQLGGDQTNNGVFVCFAPYDDPEIVVSIAIEHGSAGANLASTAVEILNAYFTADEVGTAVIGEHQLLE; from the coding sequence ATGGAGCGACGAGAATTTCCAAATCTGCGGCTGTACATCCTGGGCGGCTTCGTGCTGCTGGTCCTTCTGATCTATCTGGGGGTACTGTACGACACCCAGGTCAACGACCACGAGGACTACCTGGCCCAGTCCATCCGCACCATTACCCAGCCGGAGACCGTAGAGGCCTCCCGGGGCATCGTCACGGACCGGAACGGCCAGGTGCTGGTCTCCAACCGGTCCACATACAGCCTCACCTTCAGCACCTCGCTGCTGAAATCCGGCGAGGATGTCAACGAGGCCATTTTGCGCCTGGTGCGGCTGTGTCAGAAGCAGGAGGTCACCTGGGTGGACAACCTGCCCATCTCCCAGACCGCTCCCTTTTCCTACACGCTGGAGGGATTGGACTCCATCCAGCGAGGCCGTTTTCTCACGTATCTCCTCAGCCTGGACGATGTGGCGGAGCCCCTGGGGTCCTATCTGCTCCAGCACTCCGGGCTGCTGGAGCAGACGGATGAGGACGGCACCGTCACCAACGCCGCCGATGAGATCCTGGCCGACGCCACCCTCACGGACCAGCAGAAGGGGGCGAAGCTGGCGGAAAAGCTGCCCTCCTCCGCCCTGACGGAGGAGCTGCTGACGGCCATCGGCATCTCCGCCCACAAGCTGGTGGAGCTCATGCGGGCCAGCTTTGAACTGCCTGCCATCTACTCCCTCAACGAGGCCCGGCTGGTGCTGGGGGTCCGGTACGAGCTGAAGCTGCGGTCCCTGATCGACAACATCCCCTCCTACGTGATGGCGGAGGACATCGACACCGCCTTTGTCTCCATGCTCAGTGACGGCAATTTCGCCGGCGCCAAGGTCAGCGCCTCCAGCGTCCGGGAGTATCAGACCGCCTACGCCGCCCATATCCTGGGGTATACCACCGGCATTCAGTCCGGCGACGACATGGAAGCCCTGCGGGAGAAGGGCTACAACTCCGACGACAAGATCGGCCGCACCGGCGTGGAGGCCGCCTTTGAGGAATATCTCCGGGGCCGGGACGGCGTGCGCATCGTCTCCACCAACGCCGACGGCAAGATCACCGGTGAGTACTACTCCAAGGAGCCGGAGCCCGGCAACACCGTGGAGCTGACCATCGACCTGGATCTGCAAAAGACCGTGGAGGATGCCCTGGCGGCCACCATCACCCGGATGAATCAGCAGGACCCGGACGAGACCCGGGGCGGCGCCGCCGTGGTGGAGCAGGTGGGCACCGGGGAGATCCTGGCCATCGCCTCCTATCCCACCTATGACCTGTCCACCTGGCGCCGCAGCGATGTGTACGCCCAGCTGTCGGCGGACAAGGCCAACCCCTTCTGGAACCGGGCCACCAGCACCCCCTATGCCCCCGGCTCCACCCTCAAGCCCCTGACCGCCGTGGCCGCGCTGGAGTCCGGCGCCACCACCCTGACGGAGAAGATCCGGGATACGGGCCGCTGGTACTATCCCGGCGACCCCAACAGCTACACCAACTGCTGGAAAACCAGCGGCCACGGCCTGCTGAACGTCACCGGCGCCATCACCAACTCCTGCAACTACTTCTTCGCCGAGATGGGCTACCGCATGGGCATGGATACCTTCGTGGAGTACCTGTCGGCTTTCGGCCTGGGCTCCCCCACGGGCATCGAGATCGGCGACGCCGCCGGCACCCTGCCTGAAAACCCGCCGGGCCAGAACCTGGCTCCCTGGGCCGCCTACGGCCAGGCCAACCAGGAGTACACCCCGCTGCAGCTGGCCAACTATGTGGCCACGCTGGTCTCCGGCGGCAAGCACTGCGAGGCGCACCTCCTGAAGGCCGTCAAGTCCTATGACAACTCCCAGGTCCTGGCCACCGGCAACACCGAGGCCCTGAACACTGTGAAAATGGCGGATTCCACCCTGGAGGCCGCGAAGGAGGGCATGCTGGGCTACACCCAGCCGGGCGGCCAGCTGTACACCTATTTCACCCAGTGCGTAGTCACCGCCGGCGCCAAGACCGGCACCGCCCAGCTGGGCGGCGACCAGACCAACAACGGCGTGTTCGTGTGCTTCGCCCCCTATGACGACCCGGAGATCGTGGTGTCCATCGCCATCGAGCACGGCTCCGCCGGCGCCAACCTGGCCTCCACCGCCGTGGAGATCCTGAACGCCTATTTCACCGCCGACGAGGTCGGCACCGCCGTGATCGGCGAACACCAACTGCTTGAGTAA
- a CDS encoding alpha-glucosidase C-terminal domain-containing protein, translating to MSEPFVFDPRYGLCKSPFGAAVCGTTVSLHCRPLASEGFTHCALVMRREFSGQQEERELYQDGVDGERIRFSLNFTAPAEPELVWYHFRFWRDDGSGCDLDKTGYRSDGQVHPWQLTVYRESRTPGWFGSGVVYQIFPDRFCRLPSDKADPAGLVGSRWVHQEWSDTPEWRPDPDGEIRNRDFFGGSLRGITSKLPYLADLGVTTLYLNPIFESASNHRYNTADYTRIDPMLGTEQDLRDLCDAAHARGMRVILDGVFNHTGSQSIYFNADGFYPSLGAAQSRESPYFGWYSFHPWPEDYDSWWGIRTLPAVREENPGYVDYIIGAPNSIIRRWLRCGVDGWRLDVADELPDWFIEKIREAMEDTKPGSFLLGEVWEDASNKIAYSQRRRYLLGQELHGVMNYPFRTALLAYLQGGNAAAFQEAMETIRENYPPSAFYSALNFLGTHDTPRILTVLGADHVPQTKEERAAYCLSPAERERGEALLRLAVLMLFSFPGAPMIYYGDEAGMEGFEDPFNRGGYPWGSERRDLLERFARLSRLRQTRPSLSRGRFRWLSASGPLLAFARETESERAVTVVNAGAETRTLTLPWHWAPPRDLLTGRIYPAGDGLLTLTLPPRTGLLLS from the coding sequence ATGAGCGAACCCTTTGTCTTTGACCCCCGCTACGGCCTGTGTAAGTCGCCCTTCGGCGCCGCCGTCTGCGGGACCACCGTATCTCTGCACTGCCGTCCCCTGGCCTCCGAGGGCTTTACCCACTGCGCCCTGGTGATGCGCCGGGAGTTCTCCGGCCAGCAGGAGGAGCGGGAGCTCTACCAGGACGGCGTGGACGGAGAGCGGATCCGCTTCTCCCTGAACTTCACCGCCCCGGCGGAGCCGGAGCTGGTGTGGTACCACTTCCGCTTCTGGCGGGACGACGGCTCCGGCTGCGACCTGGACAAAACCGGCTACCGCAGCGACGGGCAGGTCCATCCCTGGCAGCTGACGGTCTACCGGGAGAGCCGCACACCAGGGTGGTTCGGCAGCGGCGTTGTATACCAAATTTTTCCAGACCGTTTCTGCCGCCTGCCGTCGGACAAGGCGGACCCGGCGGGCCTGGTGGGCAGCCGCTGGGTCCATCAGGAGTGGTCCGACACGCCGGAGTGGCGGCCGGACCCGGACGGGGAGATCCGCAACCGGGACTTCTTCGGCGGCTCTCTCCGGGGCATCACCTCCAAGCTGCCGTATCTGGCGGACCTGGGCGTGACCACGCTGTATTTGAACCCCATCTTTGAGTCCGCCTCCAACCACCGCTACAACACCGCCGACTACACCCGCATCGACCCCATGCTGGGCACGGAGCAGGACCTGCGGGACCTGTGCGACGCGGCCCACGCCAGGGGGATGCGGGTGATCCTGGACGGCGTGTTCAACCACACCGGCTCCCAGAGCATCTACTTTAACGCCGATGGCTTCTACCCCTCCCTGGGCGCGGCCCAGAGCCGGGAGTCCCCCTACTTCGGCTGGTACTCCTTTCACCCCTGGCCGGAGGACTACGACTCCTGGTGGGGCATCCGCACCCTTCCGGCGGTCCGGGAGGAGAACCCCGGCTATGTGGACTACATCATCGGCGCTCCCAACTCCATCATCCGCCGCTGGCTGCGCTGCGGCGTGGACGGCTGGCGGCTGGACGTGGCCGACGAGCTGCCCGACTGGTTCATTGAGAAGATCCGGGAGGCCATGGAGGATACCAAGCCCGGCAGCTTCCTGCTGGGCGAGGTCTGGGAGGACGCCAGCAACAAGATCGCCTACTCCCAGCGCCGCCGGTATCTCCTGGGCCAGGAGCTCCACGGCGTCATGAACTACCCCTTCCGCACCGCCCTGCTGGCCTATCTCCAGGGCGGGAACGCCGCCGCCTTCCAGGAGGCCATGGAGACCATCCGGGAGAACTATCCCCCCTCTGCTTTCTACTCCGCTCTGAACTTCCTGGGCACCCACGACACCCCCCGCATCCTGACGGTGCTGGGCGCCGACCATGTGCCCCAGACCAAGGAGGAGCGGGCAGCCTACTGCCTCTCCCCCGCCGAGCGGGAGCGTGGCGAGGCCCTGCTGCGGCTGGCGGTGCTGATGCTGTTCTCCTTCCCCGGCGCTCCCATGATCTACTACGGCGACGAGGCCGGCATGGAGGGCTTTGAGGATCCCTTCAACCGGGGCGGCTACCCCTGGGGCAGCGAACGCCGGGACCTGCTGGAGCGCTTTGCCCGGCTCAGCCGCCTGCGCCAGACCCGCCCCTCCCTGTCCCGGGGCCGGTTCCGGTGGCTGTCCGCCTCCGGACCCCTGCTGGCCTTCGCCCGGGAGACGGAGTCGGAGCGGGCAGTGACGGTGGTCAACGCCGGAGCCGAGACCCGGACGCTGACCCTGCCCTGGCACTGGGCGCCGCCCAGAGATCTTTTGACCGGCCGGATCTATCCCGCCGGAGACGGGCTGCTGACCCTGACCCTGCCGCCCCGGACGGGGCTGCTGCTGAGCTGA
- a CDS encoding ParA family protein, translating into MAKTIAIVNQKGGVGKTTTCVNLAATLTEAGQKVLLCDFDPQANSTSGMGVDKTVSKGVYQVLIGEIQAREAVARTRFGDVLPSNKALAGAGIELIGMDKREFLLRDALDQLREDYDFILIDCPPSLELLTLNALCAADAILVPVQGEYYALEGLSDLMNTVRIVRRSLNPKLELEGVLLTMFDGRTNLALQVAEEVKHYFPGKVYATVIPRNVRLSEAPSHGKPITAYDRSSRGAEAYTAFAAEFLKRQKG; encoded by the coding sequence TTGGCAAAAACCATTGCAATCGTCAATCAAAAGGGCGGCGTCGGCAAGACTACCACCTGCGTGAACCTGGCCGCCACCTTGACGGAAGCCGGGCAGAAGGTGCTGCTGTGCGACTTTGATCCCCAGGCCAACTCCACCTCCGGCATGGGCGTGGACAAAACCGTTTCCAAGGGTGTCTATCAGGTCCTCATCGGCGAGATCCAGGCCCGGGAGGCTGTGGCGCGCACCCGTTTCGGGGATGTGCTTCCTTCCAACAAGGCCCTGGCCGGCGCCGGAATTGAGCTGATCGGCATGGACAAGCGGGAGTTTTTGCTGCGGGATGCCCTGGACCAGCTGCGTGAGGACTATGATTTCATCCTCATTGACTGCCCGCCCTCCCTGGAGCTGCTGACGCTGAACGCGCTTTGCGCCGCTGACGCGATTTTAGTGCCGGTTCAGGGGGAATACTACGCCCTGGAGGGCCTCAGCGACCTGATGAACACGGTGCGCATCGTGCGCCGCTCCCTCAACCCCAAGCTGGAGCTGGAGGGCGTGCTGCTGACCATGTTTGACGGCCGCACCAATCTGGCGCTGCAGGTGGCGGAGGAGGTCAAGCACTACTTCCCCGGCAAGGTCTACGCCACGGTGATCCCCCGGAACGTCCGTCTCAGCGAGGCCCCCAGCCACGGAAAACCCATCACCGCCTACGACCGCTCCTCCCGGGGCGCCGAGGCGTACACCGCCTTTGCCGCGGAATTTTTGAAGCGGCAAAAGGGCTGA
- a CDS encoding ParB/RepB/Spo0J family partition protein, whose amino-acid sequence MASKKPSGLGRGLGALLGDEALKSEAAGSLYVDISQVESYSAQPRKYFDEAALAELAESIRLHGIIQPLTVRKLASGYYQIIAGERRWRAARLAGLREVPVVVVEADDRKAAELAMIENLQREDLNPMEEAAGFQVLIDTYHMTQEEAAAQVGKSRSAVANALRLLSLSAPVAKLVEEGKLSAGHARALVPLSPALQERAAEAVVSGGLSVRQTEALVKRLSAEKKEPKPAPDGPDYTAEAQKDLSSRLGRGVRIVTGRKKGRIELEYYGMDDLNDLLEALALLRMKKRNSNP is encoded by the coding sequence ATGGCATCCAAAAAACCCTCCGGCCTGGGCCGCGGCCTGGGCGCGCTGCTGGGCGACGAGGCGCTGAAAAGCGAGGCCGCCGGCAGTCTGTATGTGGACATCTCCCAGGTGGAGAGTTATTCCGCCCAGCCCCGGAAGTATTTTGACGAGGCCGCCCTGGCGGAGCTGGCGGAGTCCATCCGCCTCCACGGCATCATCCAGCCCCTGACCGTCCGGAAGCTGGCCTCCGGCTACTATCAGATCATCGCCGGCGAGCGCCGCTGGCGGGCCGCAAGACTGGCCGGCCTGCGGGAGGTGCCCGTGGTGGTGGTGGAGGCCGACGACCGCAAGGCCGCCGAGCTGGCCATGATCGAGAACCTCCAGCGGGAGGACCTGAACCCCATGGAGGAGGCCGCCGGCTTCCAGGTGCTGATCGACACCTATCACATGACCCAGGAGGAGGCCGCCGCCCAGGTGGGCAAGTCCCGCAGCGCCGTGGCCAACGCCCTGCGGCTGCTGTCTCTGAGCGCGCCGGTGGCCAAGCTGGTGGAGGAGGGCAAGCTCTCCGCCGGCCACGCCCGGGCCCTGGTGCCCCTCTCCCCTGCTCTTCAGGAGCGGGCCGCGGAGGCAGTGGTCAGCGGCGGGCTGTCCGTGCGGCAGACCGAGGCCCTGGTCAAGCGCCTGTCCGCTGAGAAAAAGGAGCCGAAACCGGCTCCGGATGGCCCGGACTACACCGCCGAGGCCCAGAAGGACCTGAGCTCCCGGCTGGGCCGGGGCGTCCGGATCGTCACCGGCCGGAAAAAGGGCCGTATTGAGCTGGAATACTACGGGATGGACGACCTGAACGATCTGCTGGAGGCCTTGGCTCTCCTGCGGATGAAGAAGCGGAACTCCAACCCCTGA
- the serS gene encoding serine--tRNA ligase encodes MLDIRFIRENPDAVKENIKKKFQDAKLPLVDEVIELDAKRRAAIAEADQLRSNRNTLSKQIGMLMGQAKKDPSKLAEAEAVKAQVKEQADRLAELEKQETELEAALHKDMLLIPQMIDDSVPLGPDDSCNVEVERFGEAKVPDFPIPYHTEIMESFGGIDLDAAGRVSGNGFYYLLGDIARLHEAVLAYGRDFMINKGFTYCIPPFMIHGNVVEGVMSQTDMEGMMYKIEGEDLYLIGTSEHSMIGRFIDQILPVESLPQTLTSYSPCFRKEKGAHGIEERGVYRIHQFEKQEMIVVCKPEESKDWYEKLWRYSVELFRSLDIPVRQLECCSGDLADLKVKSCDIEAWSPRQQKFFEVCSCSNLGDAQARRLRIRYKDENGKMQLCHTLNNTCVAPPRMLIAFLENNLQADGTVVIPEVLRPYMGGTEKLVPKK; translated from the coding sequence ATGCTGGATATTCGATTTATCCGGGAGAATCCCGACGCTGTCAAGGAAAATATCAAGAAAAAGTTCCAGGACGCCAAGCTGCCCCTGGTGGATGAGGTCATCGAACTGGATGCCAAGCGCCGCGCCGCCATTGCCGAGGCCGACCAGCTGCGCTCCAACCGCAACACCCTCTCCAAGCAGATCGGCATGCTGATGGGCCAGGCCAAGAAGGACCCCTCCAAGCTGGCGGAGGCCGAGGCCGTGAAGGCCCAGGTCAAGGAGCAGGCGGACCGCCTGGCGGAGCTGGAGAAGCAGGAGACGGAGCTGGAGGCCGCTTTGCACAAGGATATGCTGCTGATCCCCCAGATGATCGACGACTCCGTGCCCCTGGGCCCCGACGACTCCTGCAACGTGGAGGTGGAGCGCTTCGGCGAGGCCAAGGTGCCCGACTTCCCCATCCCCTATCACACCGAGATCATGGAGTCCTTCGGCGGCATCGACCTGGACGCCGCCGGCCGGGTCTCCGGCAACGGCTTCTACTATCTGCTGGGCGACATCGCCCGGCTCCATGAGGCCGTGCTGGCCTACGGCCGGGACTTTATGATCAACAAGGGCTTTACCTACTGCATCCCCCCCTTCATGATCCACGGCAACGTGGTGGAGGGCGTCATGTCCCAGACCGACATGGAGGGCATGATGTACAAGATCGAGGGCGAGGACCTGTATCTGATCGGCACGTCCGAGCACTCCATGATCGGCCGGTTCATCGACCAGATCCTGCCGGTGGAGAGCCTGCCCCAGACCCTGACCTCTTACTCCCCCTGCTTCCGTAAGGAGAAAGGAGCCCATGGCATCGAGGAGCGGGGTGTCTACCGCATCCACCAGTTTGAGAAGCAGGAGATGATCGTGGTCTGCAAGCCCGAGGAGTCCAAGGACTGGTATGAGAAGCTGTGGCGCTACTCCGTGGAGCTGTTCCGCTCCCTGGATATTCCCGTGCGGCAGCTGGAGTGCTGCTCCGGCGACCTGGCGGACCTGAAGGTCAAGTCCTGCGACATCGAGGCCTGGTCTCCCCGCCAGCAGAAGTTCTTTGAGGTCTGCTCCTGCTCCAACCTGGGTGACGCCCAGGCCCGGCGCCTGCGGATCCGCTACAAGGATGAGAACGGCAAGATGCAGCTGTGCCACACCCTCAACAACACCTGCGTGGCTCCGCCCCGCATGCTGATCGCCTTCCTGGAGAACAACCTCCAGGCCGACGGCACCGTGGTCATCCCCGAGGTCCTGCGGCCCTACATGGGCGGCACGGAGAAGCTGGTGCCCAAAAAATAA
- a CDS encoding S-layer homology domain-containing protein, with translation MKRTLCAILSAVFLSMLAIPCAAADTAAPLLAAERTYTPFSDIPAGAWYADAVKLCYETGVFNGTSDTAFSPQAGLTNAQLEVLAARVKWRLEGNTGDLPAVPADTGAVSITLPDGTVYDAASFVQVNNTGLGGAAIPRGDFIITLAGDYLDGKSPAYVTVTVDGSLTFRANQDRANSYDPLFYMYRYHIQGADYGAHDPMVRINTFSDSDGASAGAWYWSGDCYLRSLPGAMDAALPDTLTEQATRYDAAAVMALIAGEDLLAPLSSAVPADTDRADVTALYQAGILTGTDDQGTFNGKGTLTRAQFAVILARLLDPAQRVSAEG, from the coding sequence ATGAAGCGTACCCTTTGCGCCATTTTATCGGCTGTATTCCTGTCCATGCTGGCAATCCCTTGCGCCGCAGCGGATACAGCCGCTCCCCTCCTGGCGGCGGAGCGGACCTACACCCCCTTTTCCGACATTCCGGCCGGGGCGTGGTACGCGGACGCCGTGAAGCTGTGCTATGAGACCGGCGTCTTTAACGGCACCTCCGACACCGCCTTCTCCCCCCAGGCGGGGCTCACCAATGCCCAGCTGGAGGTGCTGGCCGCCCGGGTAAAGTGGCGGCTGGAGGGAAACACCGGCGACCTGCCCGCCGTACCGGCGGACACCGGCGCCGTGTCCATCACCCTGCCGGACGGCACTGTCTATGACGCCGCCTCCTTCGTTCAGGTCAACAATACAGGCCTGGGCGGCGCGGCCATCCCCCGGGGCGACTTCATTATCACGCTGGCCGGGGACTATCTGGACGGCAAGTCCCCCGCCTATGTCACAGTGACGGTGGACGGGAGCCTCACCTTCCGGGCCAACCAGGACCGGGCCAACAGCTACGATCCCCTCTTCTATATGTACCGCTACCACATCCAGGGGGCGGACTACGGCGCCCACGACCCCATGGTCCGGATCAACACCTTCTCCGACAGCGACGGCGCCAGCGCCGGCGCCTGGTACTGGAGCGGAGACTGCTATCTGCGCAGCCTCCCCGGCGCCATGGACGCCGCCCTGCCGGACACGCTGACGGAGCAGGCCACCCGCTACGATGCGGCGGCGGTCATGGCCCTCATCGCGGGAGAGGATCTGCTCGCTCCTCTCAGCAGCGCCGTCCCGGCGGATACAGACCGGGCGGATGTGACCGCCCTCTATCAGGCGGGGATCCTGACCGGCACGGACGACCAGGGCACCTTCAACGGCAAGGGCACGCTGACCCGGGCCCAGTTCGCCGTGATCCTGGCCCGGCTGCTGGACCCCGCTCAGCGGGTGTCCGCGGAGGGCTGA